The following DNA comes from Triticum aestivum cultivar Chinese Spring chromosome 3D, IWGSC CS RefSeq v2.1, whole genome shotgun sequence.
GGTGAGTGATATGAAGGTAGCTTAGATTACTTGGTGGTGTTATTTGCAACCGGGACAAGCCACCGTAATGTCTTCTCCATTTCCCCCTTGATTTGAGGAACAGTAAGCTGTACCAAATCAGTACAATATTACATCAATCATAGAGTCGTATGTAAACCACAGCAAGGTGTTGACTTTTGCAGACTACTTTATTCTCTACTCATAAAGTCAGTGTCACTATTGAATATGTTGGGTGCCCTCTGGCATACCTCTTCCTTAACTCCAGATGAATGTAGCTTAGAACGGAGAGCAGATTTTATGGTCGGTGGCAAACTCTGGTATAATGAATCCCTTGTGTTTGGAGGAACAGAAGATGAGCGAGAAACCTGCCAATAGACTAACCCTTGTTAGATTGCCAGAGAAAGCAACAGGTTGAGATCTTTGCTAGCAGTTAGCACAACAACATCAAGCTGCACAGACATGAAAATGTAATAATAATATCCCACTAGTGTAACATTGTACTGATCCTTTGATTCCTTTCTTGTAATGCAAAGTACCATTACTAAGTCATGTTAGTTTGAGGGATATGGGATATGTCATACAGAAATGGCACTCTAATGCATACGAACTGTCTGCTGGTACAGAAAAATGACAATGAATTTATTTTCAGACCACATAAAATTAGGGTGTCCGGTGGTGTCTGATGAACTTACAAGAGCATCAATCTGACTGATGATATTGGCATAATGCAGCGCAAGTCCTGCTGGACCCAATCTATTACGTCGTTTAGTAGGTTCCTGTGATTCTTCATTATCTATAGATTGGTAGACGCACAAGTCATAAGCAATGCAAAATACATAAGAAAATTGGAAGATTAACTTATTTGCATGTGCATGTCAATCTGTAACTGGAGATAGCATAGTTGTATCTTTAATAAGAAATCAAACGATAGACCATGTCTTCAATGTCAATGATCAATGAGTTCATAATGTCACATAGCATAAATCTACACTGCCAACACGTCTTAAGCACATATTGGTTACTTGTAATGTGTGCTACATGCAATACATAATAATTATGCCAACTGGGTAATGAGCAATGACTCAAAAATACTAtttaaaaagaacgtaaggttcccatttcacctttctttccaccaccccttcgtccaatcttccatgtatatgataatcaatcatcttaagttacttaccttctgaaccaattatactttaatttacttaccaaacttctaatcaaaatacAAGGTAATTCACCggcagaatttgatgaacatttatttacacaatcgcattattatTGACAGGTAAATCACGAGCTAACGTagtagaatatttatatcccgttgcaacgcacgggcattgttctaCTGACTCAAAAAGTTGCAATTTATTTGGATAATATACAAAGGAATCTTGTAGGGATCGCACAGTTAACGAGCACCTCGTATGTTTTTGAAGTGCCTTCCGCAAGTGAGGACATCACAGGTCAGAATAATTATTTCGCACCTAAGCAAATGTTCGATGACGAGAATACACTAATATGTTCTTTAGAGGAAGGGGGTGAAAAGGATTGCTAAATCCCAGAGATGAGGTGACAAACTTGAatgtctgatcgggaagtacctgAACTGAGCTTATTTGGTTATGCAAAAAGCACTTCTGAGCTAAAGCTACAGATGTGTGTGATGCTTATCATAAGATCATTAGCCGAAATGAAACTGAAGTTATGGCACATTAATAAAAGGTGTATTTTCCACTAGCATCATAAGATCATTAGCGGAGATGAAACTGAAGTTATGGCGCATTAATAAAAGGTGCATTTTCCACTAGCACGTTATCTAACCAGTAAAAAAGTAAAGAAATGACAAACTACACAACAGCCCAATATGTGCAAGAGCATGCAAGTTTTATACAAGACACAGTAATCACAAAGCTTATTACCTGAGCACCCAAAGGTATTATGGATCTCCAAATGCAAGAAGTGCACGATGTCTACAAGTTTTTCCATAACCTAGGAAGAGAGTATTATTTCTCGAATTAGAAGAACAGTATTGTGCAAGGAAATCCAAGTATGATTCCTCCAGAGCATGCAGTAAGTGGAACTAGACAACATCAACATGAACATTCATTCCTAAAACTGGTGTTGCTGATAGCACAGAATCATAATGAAACTACCTACCAACCTCTTCCAAATTCTTGGACCAGAGAGACTTCTTCTTCAAACTTTTAACATGCTTCTGTTGGCTCTTGACCTCCTGCTTTAGTATGTGCAGGCTCTCACCTGCAAACAGAACAGAACATTAAGCATCATTATCAAATAACGCAAACAAGAGAGTTAACAACTCTACTCATAAACCATTAAATGTTCCTTTAAATATACGTTAACTCGAAGGAACTGGTAGTTACCCAGAGGCAAGTGCATTCAAAATCTAGTGCTTACAGGGCAATATCAATATTCTGTTAAGGAAAACAAAAAGATAAATTATACAGGTAATAACAGTTGAGATTACATCACTAAATATTAAccctaaagcagcagcagcagttgtGAGCTTGAATTACATTTTTAAATATTACAATAGGTTCTGGAACTGGAAGTTGATTAAATTGCATATGGGTTATTCTTATTCACAGTTCAATAGCTCATCTTATTTATATGGCTGGACCGCAAAGTATTTTAACAAGCAGGACAACACATACAAAAATAGGCCATGGTGTTGACTCACTGAACTTCAATATTGAAACAAGTGATGGACAATTGGGCATAGAACAAAGCTTTGGCTGATTTGACTTTGTTGGGTGTGGTCATGCAGCCATACCAACCATGGAGGTAGCCCTTAGATATATTGATCAAAATACACTAGTGGCCACCTACTGACAATTTAATTGGAGACACTTGGCAGTGAGATGACGGCATTAGAGACCTTGCTCAGTAGATAACTAGGTATAATCAATCAAACTGTCAGTGTCAACATGGCAATCCTAATTATACATTTACAATTTGAGTGTGGCTAATAGCATAAAGCATGTCTCTTAAAAGAAAGATTCTAGAGAAGTAAATATCCTGAGGATACTCAATCTTAACTTTTCAGATGACCTGAAAAGGAACCAGAACACCACCATACGAGACAATAAAGTATTCTTCATCCAAACTAGGAGTCTTAAATATCAAAGAATTCCTATGGATATTCCAATGTACTGTCATGCTAAAGAAACTGACCTCTTTGGGCAACACTTGAACCATCATCTTCCTGCTGTTTACGTTGATAGTCCTGTTCAAATCTGTCAAGGGCATGCATTTCATGGTATAATTCCTGGAAGATAAAAGAAGAACTGAAGTCAACAGTTTGAACAAAAGGTGCAACAGGAAAAAAACCGGATAAATGCTAGAAGAATGACAGCCAAGGTTCCATTAAAAACTTTATTCCAAAGCTATTGGCAGGTGATATATACACATCATTCTAGCATTAAAATTgtgttactccctccgatccatatagACACTAAATCTAAGACAAGCAatatggataggagggagtatTAAAAACATGTCATTCAACCATTCTGAGATAACTTTGCGACATTTTTTCTCTTGTCTTTTGTACATGGAACTTGGTGGAAATGTAATTTCCTAAAACTCATGCAATCAGGAATCAAGCGAGTTGTTTATTGCTCATAAACTGAGCCATCAAACAAATTTGGTCATCAACCTCTAGTCCGCTTTAGGCTACAGGCTCCAGTGACCCATGTATGTCCTCATGGAATATACAGCTTAACATGTGTGAAGAAACTAATACGCTCTTAATTATGTTTTGGACTGCTAAATTATAATTATAAACCTAGTAAATAATGGCACTACGAGATACCTCTTATAAGGCAAGTGAGCATTACTTACAGCTGTATATTGAACACAAGTCACCAATTTCTGCATCACTGATTCTGCCTCTTCTTTCAAGTGATGTTGAGGAGTCCGTTCTGATGACACCCTGGAAGAGTTTGATGCAGAAAGACGCTAAATTAACACTGCAAAAATGGTTATTGTCATCAAATGTAAGGGTCAAAATGAACCGAACTTGTCGAAGTAGCGATCCAAGTTGTGCCACTGAGGATCCTTGCAACGGTTTCCAAAGCGAATAACTTCTGTAGAGAACACTTTCAACTCTTCCCTGTTGGAAACACAAAAACTTCAATAAGAACACAATAGCACAAGTTAAGGTCCAACTTTCTTCATATACTATTGGTTCAACATATTCTGCAAGAAATAAATAGTATATTGGGCAAATGTTGTAACTGGTAAAAGCAGCAAAGATTCAGAACAAACCTTTTGTCAGCAGCAGCAATCTTGAGCAGCTCATCCATATCTTTGGCTACAAGATTTTGAACACCTTCTGAATGAAGCACCACTTCTTTTAAATGTTTTACGCTCTCTTTTGAAAGAGCTCGCATCAAATTGCAACCTTTCACTATAGTATTAGCAACCTCAAATGCCAAAATGGATATTTTGTTGCCCTTTGTTGTAGCGCCTGATCCAAAACCACTACTTGGATTCAAATTTGTCATGCTACTGCCAAGTGTGTCTAGTACGTCCACTGCTTTGCCAAGCCCAACAGTACCAGCCCTACCCAGAATTGAGCTTACTTCCGAAACCTGTTGCATATATTAAAAATAGGTATAGGGTCAAACAATCTGTCACGTAGAAGCAACATTCTAGAGCAGTGAACATGAAGGAATATTTTGTGGAGAGGCAAGACATCTCTTTAGCAAGGGTAAAAGCTCCAAATAATTTGGcacaataattcatttgcacgatTGGAATTGCTCATATTACAGTAGATGTCGTAATAAAGGCATCATGAATTCAACAAGCTGAGAATATTAGTCTCAACTCTAGTGAGTAATTATTACAAACCAATTTCCATTTTCCTTGTGTGGTAGGTTGCAGTTACGCAGCATTTAGTGTACCACTGTAGTGCACTTAGCTGCAGTGTGATAAGAATACTGAATCATCCCTTCACTAGTTTACTGCACTCAGACAGCTACAAACAATAACAAGTTTATAGCAAGCCATATCAGGTTTCATAGTCCATGGCCTGGGCACACGAGATCAcctaggggggaggggggggggggttacaaaACAGACTGCCGAGCAGCAAAACCGACACAAATATAATTGGGAAACTTATATGCTTGCAGGTCAATGCAGCATCCCACTTGAAGGATGTGTGATGATTGTTAACAGGGCTATATTGGGTTCACATCCCTGGTAATTAATCACTCCTGGGCGGAATAGCGTCAGCAGCGAACAACATGTCCCTAGCAATTGACCACTGAAAGTGAAGCAACAAACCGACTTTCTGTAAATATGCTAGTAGATAATCGACTGCCTCTAAAAAGTGCTATGGGAACAACTTTGCAGTTCCTAGCACACAACCGCAGCAGCTAGCACGAACTGAATTGACACTAACAAATCTGCAAGTAGCAACCCATTTTTTTTAGCTGATAAGACGACACACGGTGAATTTAAGCTGCATTGCGCACACATTTACAGCAAAGCAAGGGAAACTAAGATGATGGGCAGGGCACTTGCCTTGGCAGCACCAGCTTTCGCCATGCCCATCCCTTTCTGGGACGGATTCCGAGCCAGCGAAGGCACACCATCCCATGGCGCCGAGCCAGCGCCAGCGCTGGCTCCAGAGGCGGCAGTTTCCGGGACAGAGATACGctgtggttgctgctgctgctgctgatgctgTTGTGGTGGTTGTTGATGTTGTGGTGGTTGTTGATGTTGTGGTGGCTGCTGGTGTTGCTGCGGCGGCTGCTCGTGCATCCTCTTGGCAGcagcctcctccgccgccgtcttcctctccTCCTTCACCGCGCCACGCTCGTGGTGGTGGATCACGCGGTCGGGACCGAGTGTGGTGTCGCTGGGCGACTTGTCCACCGCCGATCCCTTGGAGCAGAAGCTCCCCATTCCGTCCGCCCCTCCGGAGCAAACGAACCCCTAGTCCCCCTAACCAGCGGCCTCACCGCTTACCACCTCGCACGCGCAGAAGCGCTACAGCCTCCGGTCGATctccgcgccggcgccgccgcctcgcatCCCACCACCAAGCCGATCCACGCGGGGACGAATCAGCCGGGAACCGCGCCGCGGCACGATCCCGGCGGCTGGCTCCAACCGACGAGCCGCCTGCAGACGCCAGAGCAACAGCGGCGAGTCAGAAAAAATAAAATCACGCAAAAAAACACTCCCCTCTCCACCGAGGAACACGAGCCTCACCGGAATCCCAGCGGATAACGCGCCTGCGGCGGGTGgatcggcggggcggggcggcctcGGAGGGGAATTGGCGGATTTCGGCGAGGGGAGGGGAGGATGGGGGCGGCAGGGTGGGTAGGCTTCGGCTTGGAGTAGTAGAACGGCAGAACGGGACGGGACGGCACGGGGGagtagccgagggagcgagcgagcACTCGAGCAGCGGCAGGAGGTGGGGGTGGGGGGGAGACTGGAGACTGGTGGAGGGTCCGGGggctgctggctggctggctggccaaCTGCTTGCTGCTACTGCCACACGCGCACGCAGCCCATCATAACGCGGAGTGGGTCGCACCGCGCAGCGCCCGTGTCGCCGTCCGGGTCGAGTGCGCGCAGTTAAGAGGAGGCGAGCGCGCAGCTGTAGTCACATACAGTACGTCTGTAGCATTCATTCTTCTCCAAAAAATATATATCTGCAGCATTCATTTTGCGAGGCCAGATATCATTTCTGCTGTGCATCTTTAGGGTATGGAAAATCTAAAATCGGTGCTCTGTTACTGGATTAGCGAGGGGCCGGCGCCGAATCGACGCAAGAGAGGGGGGCGGGATCTGGGAGGAGAGGTAACGCATAGGAGGGGGAGGCGGGATCTGGGATGAGAAGTAACGCGTGGGAGGGGAGGCCGGATCTGGGAAGAGAAGTAACGCTAGTAATGCGTGTGAGGGGGAGGCGGGATCTGGGAGAAGAAGTAACGCGTGTGAGAGTGGGCACCAGTGGCAACCAACGACCATCGTAGATGTAGGTTCACCACGCTAGACGGGTGACACCTTCGTTCATCAACCTAGATGGGTTAATGTACCAGAACATAGGAAGCATGCCTAGGTATCACTAACCCCAAATGGGTATGGGCGTGTCTGATTAAGCAACGCAAACTTTTGTTACCATGTGGTTAATTGACACGATCGCCAATTGGACCCACATGCATATGTGTGTGCCCGGGGGTATAACATCCTAAGCCACCACTTTGCGTCCACCCTTGTTTTGTTGATCATGTTGCACCTTGTCTCGATGTGGTGGTAGGCCATGGAGCGAGACAACGCCGCAAACGTCGATTCAATGTTCGGATAAACAACATTGTCCATTCAATGAGGATACCACTATGATAGTGCAACGCAACGGTGGTGCTACCGCTTGCAAGTGGGGCCAAAAGCACATGAGCGACGATGAGAGGGTACTGGAATCTTCATATCAAGAAGTCGTAGAACATGAGATGCGGTATGGAGCCTTGTATGAGAGGGAGATGGTGTGTTGACGATTAATGCACCGCCGATCTTAAGATCCATTGAAGGTCAAAGATAGTAGAGGGTGGCGCATGAAGGGATCTCGATAGCGACAAAGACGACGCAGTGATTTTACCCAGGGTTCAGGCCTCTCGAATGGGTAAATGACAGACATCATGCTTTGTTGTATTGTATTAATCAATGAGAGGATTACAATAGCATAGATCTAATCTGCATAAAGCATATTGCTCCCAAAGTCAAATGATCCTCAACGGAGGGTCGTCTACACCttatatgtgaaggaaatatgccctagaggcaataataaagttgttattttatatttctttattcgtgataaaggtttattattcatgctagaattgtattgatcggaaaccttaatacatgtgtgaatacataaacaaacaccgtgtccctagtgagcctctactagactagctcgttgatcaaagatggttaaggtttcctaaccattgacatgagttgtcatttgataacgggatcacatcattacgagaatgatgtgatggataagacccatccgttagcttagcataatgatcgttcagttttgttgatattgctttcttcatgtcaaatacatattccttcgactatgagattacgcaactcacggataccggaggaatgcctcgtgtgctatcaaacgtcacaacgtaactgggtgattataaagatgctctacaggtatctccgaaggtgtttgttgggttggcatagatcgagattagaatttgccactccgagtatcggagaggtatctctgggccctctccgtaatacacatcataagcttgcaagcaaacgactaaggagttagtcacgaggtgatgcattacggaacgagtaaagagacttgtcggtaacgagattgaactaggtatgaagataccgacgatcgaatctccggcaagtaacataccgatagacaaagagaattacgtatgttgtcataaggttcgaccgataaaagtcttcgtagaatatgtaggagccaatatatatgggcatccaggttccgctattggttattgaccagagaggtgtctcggtcatgtctacatagttctttaacccgtagggtctgcacacttaaagatcgttgacgatataatactatatgagttatgtatgttggtgaccgaattttgttcgaagtcccagatgagatcacgaacatgacgaggagctccggaatggtctggaggtaaagattgatatataggatgatatggttcggggccctgggccagacgccaaggattgtggcatctggtcctggaagtccgagaaggactcttccttgcgggcaaaaccgactttgaggaggctctttctccaagttacaaccccagggctcaacatataaatagagggccTGGTCTAGCACCTGGgacacatcaagaatcaccaagccgtgtgccggtaaCCCCGTCCTCTCTAGATTATGttccgtcatagttttcgttgtgcttggcgaagccctgcggagattgttcttcaccaacaccgtcaccataccgtcgtgct
Coding sequences within:
- the LOC123079929 gene encoding protein PSK SIMULATOR 1, producing the protein MGSFCSKGSAVDKSPSDTTLGPDRVIHHHERGAVKEERKTAAEEAAAKRMHEQPPQQHQQPPQHQQPPQHQQPPQQHQQQQQQPQRISVPETAASGASAGAGSAPWDGVPSLARNPSQKGMGMAKAGAAKVSEVSSILGRAGTVGLGKAVDVLDTLGSSMTNLNPSSGFGSGATTKGNKISILAFEVANTIVKGCNLMRALSKESVKHLKEVVLHSEGVQNLVAKDMDELLKIAAADKREELKVFSTEVIRFGNRCKDPQWHNLDRYFDKVSSERTPQHHLKEEAESVMQKLVTCVQYTAELYHEMHALDRFEQDYQRKQQEDDGSSVAQRGESLHILKQEVKSQQKHVKSLKKKSLWSKNLEEVMEKLVDIVHFLHLEIHNTFGCSDNEESQEPTKRRNRLGPAGLALHYANIISQIDALVSRSSSVPPNTRDSLYQSLPPTIKSALRSKLHSSGVKEELTVPQIKGEMEKTLRWLVPVANNTTKAHHGFGWVGEWANTGSEVNCKPTGHMDLTRIETLHHADRDKTEAHILELVVLLQHLISQSRAANGERSPIKSPVRSPTQRGSSITLSPNKASSSSPVLTQQEQEMLRDVKYRKFVPGISKSQEFDTKARHMQSRLIKSNSHSPSSSNRKEFLSIRSMLPVINFEIDRTKALDMIDNLKVQ